The Methanomassiliicoccus sp. genomic sequence CGTTCCCGTTACCGGCGAACACGAAGGTCGGCTTGAGAGCGGGGTCCACCATGGTAGCCGCCTTCAGCGCGGTGGGGATACCCTTGAGCGCAATCATGCGGCCGGAGAAGAGGACGATGTTGTCGACCCCCTCCAGCGAGGGAAAGCGCTGCAGGCACTCATCCACGCTCTTGGGCGAGAACACTGAGGTGTCGATCCCGTTGTGGATCACTCTCGCCCGGCAGTCGGCGCTGAGCTGGTCCTGGCACCACCCCCGAATGAAGTCGGACACGAAGATGAGGGAGCTGCACCGGCGGATGTACACCTTCTCGATGGTCTTCAGGAGGGGCAGCATCAGGTAGGTCATCCTTTCGGATGCCTCCAGTTTGTTGAGCGGCAGATCGGACGATCTGGTCCCCATGCGCTGCGATCCGATGGTGCTGTGCACCGTGGTCACCGAGGGGATCCTCTCTCCCAGCACCTTGAACATGAGGTCGGACATCTGCGCGTGGTTCGCGTGCAGAAGGTCGAAATGGTAGGCATCGTTGAGCTGGGCGAAGGAGCGCCAGAGAGATATCTGGAACTGGTTGTTGTACATGAAGGTGTCCTTGGCCGTGCCCAGGGTGTGCACCGTCACGTTATCCGCTGTCGGCGTCTCGCCCTCCTTGCCCAAGCAGATAACGTGGACCTCATGGTCCGGGGACAGGTTCTTGGCCAGTTGCACTACATAGCTCCCTATCCCTCCCCAGCTGAGAAATTCTGGGGTGACCATGGCCACGCGCATCTATGGGCCTCTAGATGTGGTGGGCGGACAGCCGCGACGCGGCATTCTCGGCCCGCCTGACCACCTTCATGTCGAACTCGCCATGAGCGCTCCAGAACCGCCTCTCCATCAGCTTGGTCATGATGGTGACACCGGCCTTCAGGGGCACCAGCTTGGTCTCCCCCGCCCGAGGCAGGTAGTTGATTGCGATCTCCTCCAGCTTGAGCCCCTTCTTCACCGACTCGGCGAACATCTCGGCCTCCAGCTCGAAGTGCTTGGAGTCCAGCTCGAGGGTCCGCAGGGCATGGGCGTTGAAGCCCCACATGCCGGTGCACAGGTCGGTGCACGGGTGCTGGTATAGCAGTGTGGCGACGTCGCTGAGCACGATGTTGCCGAAGTGATTCAGGGGAGTCATGGCCCCCTCGGCGATGTTCCCCTTGAAGCGGGAACCCATGACGACGTCGGCCCCGCCCTCTAGGGCGGAAATGACGTCAGGTATGTACCGGGGCGGGTAGGTGCCGTCGGCATCGATCATGATCATGTACTTGGCGTCGAGCATTGATGCAAGGTCAGAGAACTTGGCGCACAGGCCGCCGGTCAGGGCGAGGACCTTCGGTACCACCTCGCGGGGATCGCACAATGCAATTGCCTGCCGTACTCCCAATCCCTTGCCCTTCCCCTTTTGGACAAGAACGTAAGCGCCCTTCTCCCGGGCGATGGCGAGGGTCCTGTCGGTCGACTGTCCATCGACCACGACAACACGAACCTCAAATCCCTTGCTCATCAGTTCCTTGCGTGGAATATCGTCGATAACCTTCCCGATGCTGCGCTCCTCGTTGAGCGCCGGGATCATTACCACTATCTTGCTCGCGGTCACAATTTCATCCCCGTATACACTGTGCTAGCTCTAATAGTCTTGGTCCTGGTAGTTGCGTTTCTGCTCACTCTCGTTGCCCCTATGGCTACTTTGCCAGTAGCTCCAACGATTTCTATTCGCGCGAAGGATTTATTTGTCATAAGGCATATATAAATTTTTGTTTTTGACTGGCCAAGCTTTGTCTAGATTAAGTCATATCATTCTCTATACTGACACTGTCTGACACTTTATGTCCGATCGTCTTACACTTGTCACAAGGAATATCGTAGATAATATGAATATCGCTCCGAAGCACGCCAGGAGAACCGCCCGGTAGCCACTAAGCCCCGGCCCCTGGGACACGATGATGAAGTAGACACCCTCCAGACCAGACAACGCCCAGACTGGGAGGGAGGTGATCATGAGCCCCCTCCGCTCCCGCTTCGTGTATCGGGAGATGTCCCGGATGGCGGTCCAGGGCCGCAGGGCGATGACCGTGATGAGGAAGGCGATGGTGAAGAACACCACCTCCATGCGGATGTCGTAGGCGCTGTTGAACTCGTTGATCTGGAACCACTCCAGAGACCACGGGTAGAAGGGCGCCACGGAGCCGATGTAGGCGTCCCCCAGCAGATGACTGCCCGCCGCGACCACTGCCAACAGCAGCAGTGCCGGGCGGGGCCGAGAGATCGCCACGAGCGGCACCAGGACGATCAGCAGCATCACTCCCAGACCTACGAGGGAATGGGAGAGATATCTCAGAGGTCCGAGGTGCAGAAAGTCCGGCAGGAGGGCGAAGACCATCAGGTAGGAGATGGCGAGAGCCCTCTCCCGCTTCAGATATACGATGAACGGGAGACAGATGAGGAACGAGAAAGCCACATGGCCCGGCAACCACATGATGACACCCATATGATGGCCGTCATGCCCCGGCCGCGGGGTCTATGGTCCGCCCCCACATTTCAACCTTTTCTTCTCTTTCGTGCGAGCCGGACTGAATAGTGGCCGTTTTTTCCACTCCTTAAAGAAGGTAGATATATATGGGCCATGTTTGGATAGTCCGGCACTTTGCCCGACGAGGATATCAAATGAGCAAAGATGAGGGAAAAGTCCGTCCGTCGTTCCTCTATGCATTGAGCATTCTAGGCATGGCTATCTGCCTGCTGTCCTCCCTTGGCTACTCGATCGAAACGGTGCCCCTAGGGACACCGTTCGGTTACTTCGGCCTGCTGCCGTTCTCCTACTGGGTCGGCATTATCTTCATGACCATATCTCTGGGCATCGGGCTGCGCTCCAACTCGGAGACGGTCTTCTTCGTCCAGGCCATGTTGCTGTTCGTAGCCTTATGGGGTGCCCCGGCCATGTTCTCGAAATACCCCACGGTCTGGGACTCTTACGTGCACTACAACTCCTCGCTGCAGTTGGTGCACAACGGGATCCTGTCGAACACCGATGCCAACTCCTACGCCTTCAACTATCCCGGATTCTTCGTCCTGGGGGCCTCGTACATCTTGCTGGGCAGCCCGGACCCCCTGCTGTTCCTGAAGTTGTACCCGGTCTTCGCCGCGGTCATGACCATGGCTTCCCTGTACCTCTTCGCTCGCACCTACGTGCCCAAGCTCGATTACCGGCTGGCGTTCGTCTTCGCCCTCTTTCCCAACGTCTGGTTGCAGTTCAACTACTCCCCCCAGTCCATGGGCCTGGTGGCCGGGCTGCTGATCTTCGTCTGCCTCGAGCGGGAGGGCAAGGAGTGGCTGTATGCCGCCCTGTTCCTCTTCGCTTACGTCGTGATCTCTCACCCCACCACCCTGATCTTCGTCCTGGGTGCCATCGCTCTCAAGGAGATCGTGGCCCGGGTCATCCGGGTGGCGGTGGCCCGCAAGCATCCCATTAAGTGGGGCCGGCCCTGGCCGGTGGGTGTGTTCATCCTTATCTGGCTGGGATGGTTCTTCACCGGAGCGTCATCGTTCTCGCTCAACCTGGCCGAGTTCATCACCCTGCGTTTGGATCAGCTGATGAACATCAATGAGGGGGTGCAGCAACAGGTGGCGATGAGGACGACCTCTGAGAACATCCTCGATCCCATATACCCTCAGATCCGGACGTACATGATGATGGCGTTCATCGGGCTGACGCTGTTGGCCCTCCTGGTGTTCCTCATTCAGCGCAGGAAGGGACCGGTGCCGATGCCCAGCAACATCCTGGCCCTGTTCCTGCTGGCCCTGGCGATCATTCCCCTGGACATCGTCCTGCTCAATGGGCAGCTGTACGATCGGGGTATAATGTACATCGTGCTGGTTGCCCCCATGGTGTTCGTACCCCTCCTCATGACCAAGAGGCAGCGTTACGTCCGTCCCCTGTTGGGCGTGCTGGTGGCCATAGTGGTGGTGGCGGCAGCCTCGACCATGTTCTATCAGGAGGCGTTGTACATCACCAACGACCGGGGCATCAAGGCGGCTGACTACTTCTCACAGCTGGACCCGTTGTGGGTCGCCGGAGGGTATTACCCCATCGATGTGTGGAGCGCCCATGGTGAAAGCTACAACCGGGTGAAGATGATCTCGCTGTGGAACCAGACGCCCGAGAACATCGTCTCGTGGATGGGGAGCGGAGTGTTCCTGTTCGACAACACCACCGAGATGTGGTATCGTCAATGGGGCACACATGATGTTTACACCTACTATGCCTCGACCGCGCCTGATCATTACAAGGTATATGATAATGGGATGTACTGGGCCATGTACGTGGCGAGGTAGCGCGATGAAGATCGGACTGGTCAACCTCATAACCAAGACCGCGGACGTCCAAGCCGACGCCTCGGTGATGCGAACGCAGGGCCTCCGTCCTGGTACCGACACCGACCTCAACATCGTGGAGACCGGGAGGAGACTGGTAAAGCGCGGTCATGACGTCACCGTCTTCGTCGCCGATACGTACCGTCCAGAGCGGAGCGGTGACCTCGGCGGGGTCAGGATCGAATATATCCCCACGCGCCTGGCCAGGGTGTTCCCGCCATCCCTCGCCCCGTTGACCCCCTCGCTGCTCAAGGACATCCCCCGGATGAGACTGGACGTGGTGCAGTCGGGAGAGATCTTCCAGCCGGGCACGGTGCTCACCTGGAAGGCCTCCCGGGACGGTCCGGGCATGTATATCTGGCAGGAGCTGGATATTTACATGCAGGGTCCCATGGGGTGGGCCCAGAAGCAGTTCTACCGCACCCTGGGGAAGGCGGTGGTGAGGGGCTGCCGCAGGCTGATCCCTCGCTCCTGCTCAGCGGCGAACCACCTCCGCCAGGCTGGGGTGCCCGCGGACCGCATCGCCCCCGTCGTCCACTCCGGCGTCGACACCGCCGTCTACCGGCCGCTCCACAAGGGCGACTCCCGCGCCCGCTTCGGCATAGACGAGGACCGCAACGTCTTGTTGTCCATCGGCCGGATGCACGAGAACAAGGGCATGGATCTGCTGGTACAGGCCATGGCCCGGCTGCAGGCCAGCGATCCGGAGTGTTTGCTCATCCTCAAGGGTACCGGACCTCAGGAGAATGCCCTGAGAGCGATGGTCAGGGATCTCGACCTCATAGATAACGTCCGCATCATGACCGACCGGCTGGACCAAGCAGATATGGCCAAGCTTTACAACTGCGCGGACCTGCTTACCATCACTTCCCGCACCGACCTGTTCCCGTTCACCGCCATCGAGTCCATCGCCTGCGGGGTGCCCGTGGCAACCTCCTTCGCCCGCGGGCTGAAGAGCGACATGGTGGACCACGGTGCGGGGGCCATGCTGTCCCCCGAACCGCAACAGATGGCCACCGACCTGCTGTGCCTCCTGGAGGACCCCGTTCGGCTCGATCACATGGGTTCGAAGGCCCGTGAGCTGGCGCTAAAGGACTTCAGCTTCGAGGTCGGAGCTGACCGGCTGGTAAGCATATACTCGGAGGGGATGGAATGAAGATCGCGTTCATACCGAAGGTGGAGGTGGACCCCGTGAACTCGGAGCGCACTCCCAAGCTGTTATACCTGCTGTCGCAGTGGTTCGAGGTCCTTCCCGTGGCGACCGGCGCGCTGGACAAGAAGGTGTTCGATCAGTCGGGTAACCGCTTCTCCCGCTACATCATGTTCGTCCTCAACGAGATGGCCATCGCCTGGTCCACTCTGCGCCAGGGTAAGAAGGAAGGCGTGTCTGCGGTGTTCGCCGAGGGCACCTACTACTCGCTCGCCGGAGGCTTGGCGGCTAGAATACTGGACGTCCCTATGATCTGGGACAACCATGGCAACATCAAGGACTTTTCTGCCACCCTGGGCAAGAGCCGTTTCTTCCTCCGGGGCAACCTTCTCCTGGAGCGCTTCCTGGTGCGTCTGGCCAGCAAGGTTCTGGTGGTGTCCGGGCGGGAGGTCGAGGCCTACCGCGCTCTGGGCTTCGACACCTCGAAGTTCGAGGTCCTGCCGACCTGCGCAGACATGGCCCTCGTCGACTCCCGGATGCATAGTCGGAAGGACGCCCGGAAGGCCCTGGGTGTCGATGACGATGTCAAGCTGGTCCTCTTCTTCGGAACCCTCAAGTACATGCCCAACCTCGACGCCGCCCAATACATCGCCCGGGAGATGTATCCTCAGGTGGCGGCCGAGGTCGCGGGAGTGGAAGTGTTCATCGCCGGCTCCGGGAAGCTTGGCGAGGACGCCCCAGCCGGGGTCAGGATGCTGGGCTTTGTTCCCGACCTGTACCTGTGGCTATCCGCCGCGGACGTTTGCATCGCCCCCATGTGGAAAGGCGTCGGCATACTCACCAAGGTCATCGACATGCTCTCGGCCGGCCGGGCCACCGTGGTCAGCCCCCTGGCTCTGGAGGGCATCCCCGAGCTGGAGCATGGGACCAACTGCCTGGTGGGAAAGGACCACCAGGATTTCGCCCGGCAGGTCATCGCCCTGCTGGAGGATCCCCCGAGGGCGGAGCGGCTGGGGCGGGAGGGCCGCGAACTGGTGGCCTCCTCGTACTCCTGGGAGGTCGTCGCTCCCCGCTTGCGTTCGTTGGTGACGTCCCTGTCCAAGGACCGACAAGTTCATAACTAGAACGTATCAATGGCTGAAGGACGGTGAAGAAATGGTAATGAAGGCGGGGAGGGTCATCATAGGGCCGGGTAGGCCATGGGACCTGCTTATCGTCTGCTTGCTGGTAGTAGCGGCGATGCTGTTGTCGATCACCGGGACGGCTGGCCCGTTGAGGTGGACCATCGCCTTCCTGGCGGTGTTCTTCTGTCCCGGTTACGCCATCGTATCGGCGCTCTTCCCCGGTCGAAAGGCACTGCTGTCCCAGACCACCATCGTGCGCCGGGAGGAGCATCTGCTCGACATTACCTTCCTGGAGCGCGTCGTGCTGGGGGTCGGGCTGTCCGCCGCGATCATGGCATTGGCCGGGACGATCCTGACCCGGGGCATTCTGAACTTCACCGAGACGGTGGTGGGGGTGGAGACCGTGCTCATCACCTTCGTGGCCTCCCTTATCGCCCTGCTGCGCCGTTCCAGCCTTCCCCGGGGGGACCAGTTTGCGATAGTCACCCATATTAAGAAGCGCATGCCGTACTCGGCGGCGGAGATGGGGGTGGCGGTCATCATCATCGCTGCGGTGATGGTGCTCTCGGTCGTCCTCGTGAACGGACTGAATGCCCGGGCTACCTCGGAGCCCTACTCGGAGTTCGCGGTGACCGGGTCGGACGGCCAACTGTCGCATCTTCCCAGCGTGCTGGCGAGGAACCAGGCAGGGCTCATCAAGGTCACGGTGATCTCTCACATGGGAACGTCGGCTAACTTCCAGTTGACGCTGTCCCTGGAGAACACCTCGGGGACGGGCACCATCTTCGATCCCTCCCAACAGGTGACGGTCACCACCGGCCAGCCAAGATCGTATTCCTTCAATCTCGACGATGGCGAGAGGTGGGACTCGGTGATCTCCTTTGTTATTCCGGTGACGGGGGAGAAGACCCTGTATCTCACCCTGAACGACGGACGGGAGGTGAAGACCCTTTGGCTTCCCTTGACTATTACCTAGGCTCAATGGCCATCATCCCGCCGATGGGCCTCGGGTCATCGTACATCGCTCCCGCGCTCGTGGTGAGCATGGCATGCCTGTTCGGGCTGGTGGTGCTGGGCCTCATGTCTCAAGGGAACATCCGTAAGATGGCCCCCGCCAGCCTCTGCCTGCTGTCGCTGATCATCATCCTGTGGGGGCTGATGCTCTGGAACGTCCTGTTCTGATCTACCAGGGGAAGACGTCCCACGAGGTCCATCGCGAGCTTTTATGGCCGGTGCTGGGGACGCTCGTCGCCCCTCTAGTATTAGGATGTCTCTCCGTCTACCTGTTCCGACTGTCGGGGTCCGGAACGGCGGTGGCTCTAGCCCTTGCGTTCCTCATGATCGGCCTCCTGGCCTGCACCACCTTGGTCCTCTTCCCCCAGCGCGAAGAGGTGGCGGCCTCGGCCTCGGCGGTGGCCCTGGTGCTGTCGGTGGCGTTCTTAATCGTCCTGCTCCCCAGTTCAGGTTTGATCTACGCCGACGAGGCGGCGATGGTGGTCGCCGCCGGGGGGGCGGTGTTGCTGTACCTGCGGAAGGTGGAGATGCCCACCATCGGCCTTACCCGGCTGAGGGAGAGCTCGGTGGCGGTGGTGTTCCTCCTGCCTATCGGTCTGGCCTTGGCCGAATCCCTGTTCCTGGGCCTGCGGTTCTGGGAAAGCTATCACATCGGCTCCTCGACCATCTTATTGGTGCCCATGCTGGCAGCCTGGGGTTTCATCGAGGAGGGCCTGTTCCGGGGCGTCCTGCTCCGATCGTCGGTGCCCCTGTTGGGTACCCGCGGGGCATTATTGCTCTCATCCTTCCTGTACGCCGCGTTCATGCTGCTGTGGGGCTCCCTGCCCTTCGCCCTGTTCTCCTTCGCTCTGGGCTGGCTCATGGGCGTCCTCTACCTCCGGTCGCGTAGCCTTATGTACGTGGGTACCGTTCACGCGCTCACCGACACCTGGATGGTCATCTCGTTCATCGTGTTGGGAATAGGAGTAAATTAATAGCTGGTATTCAATAAATCAACGCGAACCATGGAAGTGCTTTCGAAGATGAGCAATGACAACGAGCTTCACGG encodes the following:
- a CDS encoding glycosyltransferase family 4 protein, with amino-acid sequence MRVAMVTPEFLSWGGIGSYVVQLAKNLSPDHEVHVICLGKEGETPTADNVTVHTLGTAKDTFMYNNQFQISLWRSFAQLNDAYHFDLLHANHAQMSDLMFKVLGERIPSVTTVHSTIGSQRMGTRSSDLPLNKLEASERMTYLMLPLLKTIEKVYIRRCSSLIFVSDFIRGWCQDQLSADCRARVIHNGIDTSVFSPKSVDECLQRFPSLEGVDNIVLFSGRMIALKGIPTALKAATMVDPALKPTFVFAGNGNADQWKMMASELGLPAERCRFIGGVPYHQMPYLYPLASAFMLPSYSESFPMTLLESMASGTPVIATRVGGVPEMIEHGSTGLLVPPKDAGALAESINTVLGDHRLARSLCMRARDRVLEEFSARVMAQRTAEAYKETVDGWH
- a CDS encoding glycosyltransferase family 2 protein; translation: MTASKIVVMIPALNEERSIGKVIDDIPRKELMSKGFEVRVVVVDGQSTDRTLAIAREKGAYVLVQKGKGKGLGVRQAIALCDPREVVPKVLALTGGLCAKFSDLASMLDAKYMIMIDADGTYPPRYIPDVISALEGGADVVMGSRFKGNIAEGAMTPLNHFGNIVLSDVATLLYQHPCTDLCTGMWGFNAHALRTLELDSKHFELEAEMFAESVKKGLKLEEIAINYLPRAGETKLVPLKAGVTIMTKLMERRFWSAHGEFDMKVVRRAENAASRLSAHHI
- a CDS encoding glycosyltransferase family 4 protein; this translates as MKIGLVNLITKTADVQADASVMRTQGLRPGTDTDLNIVETGRRLVKRGHDVTVFVADTYRPERSGDLGGVRIEYIPTRLARVFPPSLAPLTPSLLKDIPRMRLDVVQSGEIFQPGTVLTWKASRDGPGMYIWQELDIYMQGPMGWAQKQFYRTLGKAVVRGCRRLIPRSCSAANHLRQAGVPADRIAPVVHSGVDTAVYRPLHKGDSRARFGIDEDRNVLLSIGRMHENKGMDLLVQAMARLQASDPECLLILKGTGPQENALRAMVRDLDLIDNVRIMTDRLDQADMAKLYNCADLLTITSRTDLFPFTAIESIACGVPVATSFARGLKSDMVDHGAGAMLSPEPQQMATDLLCLLEDPVRLDHMGSKARELALKDFSFEVGADRLVSIYSEGME
- a CDS encoding glycosyltransferase family 4 protein, producing MKIAFIPKVEVDPVNSERTPKLLYLLSQWFEVLPVATGALDKKVFDQSGNRFSRYIMFVLNEMAIAWSTLRQGKKEGVSAVFAEGTYYSLAGGLAARILDVPMIWDNHGNIKDFSATLGKSRFFLRGNLLLERFLVRLASKVLVVSGREVEAYRALGFDTSKFEVLPTCADMALVDSRMHSRKDARKALGVDDDVKLVLFFGTLKYMPNLDAAQYIAREMYPQVAAEVAGVEVFIAGSGKLGEDAPAGVRMLGFVPDLYLWLSAADVCIAPMWKGVGILTKVIDMLSAGRATVVSPLALEGIPELEHGTNCLVGKDHQDFARQVIALLEDPPRAERLGREGRELVASSYSWEVVAPRLRSLVTSLSKDRQVHN
- a CDS encoding DUF1616 domain-containing protein, which produces MVMKAGRVIIGPGRPWDLLIVCLLVVAAMLLSITGTAGPLRWTIAFLAVFFCPGYAIVSALFPGRKALLSQTTIVRREEHLLDITFLERVVLGVGLSAAIMALAGTILTRGILNFTETVVGVETVLITFVASLIALLRRSSLPRGDQFAIVTHIKKRMPYSAAEMGVAVIIIAAVMVLSVVLVNGLNARATSEPYSEFAVTGSDGQLSHLPSVLARNQAGLIKVTVISHMGTSANFQLTLSLENTSGTGTIFDPSQQVTVTTGQPRSYSFNLDDGERWDSVISFVIPVTGEKTLYLTLNDGREVKTLWLPLTIT
- a CDS encoding CPBP family intramembrane glutamic endopeptidase produces the protein MGADALERPVLIYQGKTSHEVHRELLWPVLGTLVAPLVLGCLSVYLFRLSGSGTAVALALAFLMIGLLACTTLVLFPQREEVAASASAVALVLSVAFLIVLLPSSGLIYADEAAMVVAAGGAVLLYLRKVEMPTIGLTRLRESSVAVVFLLPIGLALAESLFLGLRFWESYHIGSSTILLVPMLAAWGFIEEGLFRGVLLRSSVPLLGTRGALLLSSFLYAAFMLLWGSLPFALFSFALGWLMGVLYLRSRSLMYVGTVHALTDTWMVISFIVLGIGVN